CAGATTGAACGCGAGGCAATTGTGCGCCGGCAAATCCTCGAGCGTCTTCGGCTTGCCATGCTGACGAAAATACTCAGGCGTCCCGCACACGACCCGCCGGTTCGTCGCCAGCTTGACGGCCACAAAGTTCGGATCGACCGCGCCACCAATACGGATCGACAGATCGTAGCCCTCACGCACCAGATCGACGACGCGGTCGGTCAGATTGAACGAAACCTGTAATTCAGGCTTGTCCTTCAGAAATTCAGGCGCGAGCGGCGCAACATGCTTACGCCCGAACGCGGCAGGCGCCGATACGATCAGATGCCCATTGACCGAGCGCCGCCCCGCCATCAGCTCGTTTTCCGCCTGGTCCCACTCGCTGAGCAACCCGCGGCAGCGCTCGAGAAACGCCGCGCCCTCTTCGCTGACCACCAGCCGGCGCGTCGACCGGTACATCAGTTTGACGCCCAGGCGCTTTTCGAGCGCGTCGATCCGCCGCCCAAGAATCACGGGCGACACGCCCTCTTCCAGCGCCGCCGAAGCAAGACTGCCCGCGTCGGCAACGCGCACGAACGTCTCAATCTGTTTGAAGCGGTCCATCTTCGTCTCCACAAGCCCGTGGCGCGGGCGTCTCCCGTCTGCGCACGCGGTCACGCGCGCCCGTCCCATTCCATACTTTTTGTTTTGGAATAAGCGACCGTGAATGATCTTATCAAACCTTAGATGCAGTCTTAAAGTGTGCCTAACACCCATCCGCTTTACAGACTTCCAGGAGACATTCATGGCCAAGATGAGAGCCGTCGACGCAGCGGTGCTCGTGCTCGAAAAAGAAGGCATCGACACGGCTTTCGGCGTTCCCGGCGCCGCCATCAACCCGTTCTACTCGGCCATGCGCAAGGCAGGCAACATCAGTCACGTGCTGGCGCGCCACGTTGAAGGCGCATCGCACATGGCCGAAGGCTATACGCGTGCAGCGCCCGGCAATATCGGCGTGTGCATCGGCACGTCGGGCCCCGCCGGCACCGACATGATCACGGGCCTCTACTCCGCCTCCGCCGACTCCATTCCGATTCTCGCGATCACCGGCCAGGCGCCGCGCGCGCGTCTGTACAAGGAAGACTTCCAGGCCGTCGATATCGAATCGATCGCCAAGCCCGTCACGAAGTGGGCCGTCACGGTGCGCGAACCGGCTCTCGTGCCGCGCGTGTTCCAGCAGGCGTTCCACCTGATGCGCTCGGGCCGTCCCGGCCCCGTGCTGGTCGACCTGCCCATCGACGTGCAACTCGCCGAAATCGAGTTCGACATCGACACCTACGAGCCGCTGCCCATCTACAAGCCCGCTGCAACGCGCAAGCAGATCGAAGCCGCGCTCACGCTGCTCAACGACTCCGGGAAGCCGTTGATCGTCTCGGGCGGCGGGGTGCTGAACGCCGCCGCTGAAGACCTGCTCGTGCAGTTCGCCGAAACGGTCGGCGTGCCCGTGATCCCGACGTTGATGTCGTGGGGCGCGATTCCCGACGATCACCCGCTGATGGCAGGCATGGTTGGCCTGCAAACGTCGCATCGCTACGGCAACGCGACGATGCTCGCCTCCGACTTCGTGCTCGGCATCGGCAACCGTTGGGCGAACCGTCACACGGGCAGCGTCGAGGTCTATACGAAGGGCCGCAAGTTCGTGCACGTCGATATCGAACCGACGCAGATCGGCCGCGTGTTCGGCCCGGATCTCGGCATCGTGTCCGACGCGAAGATCGCGCTCGAACTGTTCGTCGAAGTCGCGAAGGAATGGAAGGCAGCGGGCAAGCTGAAAGACCGCAGCGCATGGGTCGAGGAATGCCAGACACGCAAGCGCACGCTGCAACGCAAGACGCACTTCGAGAACGTGCCGATCAAGCCGCAGCGCGTGTACGAAGAGATGAACAAGGTGTTCGGCCGCGATACGTGCTATGTGAGCACGATCGGTCTGTCGCAGATCGCCGCCGCGCAGTTCCTGCATGTGTTCAAGGCGCGCAACTGGATCAACTGCGGCCAGGCCGGCCCGCTCGGCTGGACGATTCCGGCAGCGCTGGGCGTGCGTGCCGCCGATCCGCAGCGCCCCATCGTCGCGCTGTCGGGCGACTACGATTTCCAGTTCATGATCGAAGAACTGGCCGTGGGCGCGCAGTTCAAGCTGCCGTACGTGCATGTGGTCGTGAACAACTCGTATCTGGGCCTGATCCGCCAGGCGCAGCGCGCGTTCGACATGGACTTCTGCGTGCAGCTCGCATTCGACAACATCAACGCGCCGGAACTCGAAGGCTATGGCGTCGATCACGTCGCGGTGGCGGAAGGCCTCGGCTGCAAGGCGATCCGCGTGTTCAAGCCGGAAGAGATCAAGCCCGCGCTCGAAAAAGCGCAGTCGATGCTCTCTGAGTACAACGTGCCCGTGATCGTCGAAGTGATTCTCGAGCGTGTGACGAACATTTCGATGGGCGCCGAGATCGACGCGATCAACGAGTTCGAAGAACTCGCGGTAAGCCGCGCC
This is a stretch of genomic DNA from Paraburkholderia caribensis. It encodes these proteins:
- the gcl gene encoding glyoxylate carboligase, with amino-acid sequence MAKMRAVDAAVLVLEKEGIDTAFGVPGAAINPFYSAMRKAGNISHVLARHVEGASHMAEGYTRAAPGNIGVCIGTSGPAGTDMITGLYSASADSIPILAITGQAPRARLYKEDFQAVDIESIAKPVTKWAVTVREPALVPRVFQQAFHLMRSGRPGPVLVDLPIDVQLAEIEFDIDTYEPLPIYKPAATRKQIEAALTLLNDSGKPLIVSGGGVLNAAAEDLLVQFAETVGVPVIPTLMSWGAIPDDHPLMAGMVGLQTSHRYGNATMLASDFVLGIGNRWANRHTGSVEVYTKGRKFVHVDIEPTQIGRVFGPDLGIVSDAKIALELFVEVAKEWKAAGKLKDRSAWVEECQTRKRTLQRKTHFENVPIKPQRVYEEMNKVFGRDTCYVSTIGLSQIAAAQFLHVFKARNWINCGQAGPLGWTIPAALGVRAADPQRPIVALSGDYDFQFMIEELAVGAQFKLPYVHVVVNNSYLGLIRQAQRAFDMDFCVQLAFDNINAPELEGYGVDHVAVAEGLGCKAIRVFKPEEIKPALEKAQSMLSEYNVPVIVEVILERVTNISMGAEIDAINEFEELAVSRADAPSAVSLLD
- a CDS encoding LysR family transcriptional regulator, whose amino-acid sequence is MDRFKQIETFVRVADAGSLASAALEEGVSPVILGRRIDALEKRLGVKLMYRSTRRLVVSEEGAAFLERCRGLLSEWDQAENELMAGRRSVNGHLIVSAPAAFGRKHVAPLAPEFLKDKPELQVSFNLTDRVVDLVREGYDLSIRIGGAVDPNFVAVKLATNRRVVCGTPEYFRQHGKPKTLEDLPAHNCLAFNLQGGQNRGWYFRRNGKLTTVRVGGTLDCNDGELLHRWVSEGLGLGWRSTWEIDQQLARGELETVLDEYALPDYDILAVYPQQRYVPAKVRYFIDYLKEVYARPDYWVNAG